The following are from one region of the Paraglaciecola sp. L1A13 genome:
- a CDS encoding ABC transporter ATP-binding protein: MIKTSVITKTVTTSQGELSILKPISFEVKAGESIAIVGASGSGKSTLLSLLAGLDEVSSGEIYLDGQGLHNMDEEQRAQLRGEKVGFIFQSFMLVQSLTALENIILPAEIAGLADAKQRGQDILDKVGLGHRGDHYPNQLSGGEQQRVAIARAFITRPKILFADEPTGNLDAANSDKIEQLLFDLNRDSHTTLVLVTHDGELAKHCERQLLMNAGELSEITPANNAVNSDESDVPETAQTAQNQVG, encoded by the coding sequence ATGATTAAAACGTCCGTGATTACGAAAACTGTTACTACGTCTCAAGGTGAGCTTTCGATCCTCAAGCCAATTAGTTTCGAAGTCAAGGCGGGTGAGTCGATTGCCATCGTGGGTGCGTCAGGCTCCGGTAAATCGACTTTACTAAGCCTTTTAGCGGGCCTTGATGAGGTCAGCAGCGGAGAAATTTATTTAGATGGACAGGGCTTGCATAACATGGATGAAGAACAGCGTGCTCAGTTACGCGGTGAAAAAGTCGGCTTTATCTTTCAAAGCTTTATGTTGGTGCAAAGTCTCACCGCATTAGAGAATATTATTTTGCCAGCTGAAATTGCCGGATTAGCTGACGCAAAACAACGTGGGCAAGATATTCTCGATAAGGTGGGCCTTGGACATAGAGGCGATCATTATCCTAATCAGTTGTCCGGTGGTGAACAGCAACGGGTAGCCATTGCTCGCGCCTTTATTACCAGGCCTAAAATACTTTTTGCTGATGAGCCTACCGGCAATTTGGATGCCGCCAACAGCGATAAAATAGAGCAATTATTGTTTGATCTAAATCGCGATTCGCATACTACGTTAGTTTTGGTTACTCATGACGGTGAACTGGCAAAACATTGTGAGCGTCAATTGTTAATGAATGCTGGCGAGTTGAGTGAAATAACGCCAGCTAATAATGCGGTAAATTCTGATGAGTCAGATGTGCCTGAAACGGCGCAGACTGCACAAAATCAGGTAGGGTAA
- a CDS encoding arylesterase: protein MFNLISNSLRKRAKVMLFLLPILLVSDQLWAKSSKLLILGDSLSAGYGLTQAQSWVSLLQDAWQKSDISVVNAAISGETTDGALARLPRLLDQHTPSHVFVELGGNDGLQGHPVAKMRSNLAKIIELSQSSGATVILQEMQIPTNYGRRYTELFTGAYAAVAKDHNVVLLPFFLADIALNSDLMQADGIHPNAKAQPIIAESMAQTLKPLVAP from the coding sequence GTGTTTAATTTGATAAGTAATTCACTGCGCAAGCGCGCGAAAGTTATGTTGTTTCTTTTACCAATTTTACTGGTTTCAGATCAACTTTGGGCTAAATCGAGTAAATTGTTAATCCTAGGTGATAGCCTAAGTGCTGGTTATGGTTTGACGCAAGCGCAAAGCTGGGTAAGTTTGTTACAAGATGCGTGGCAAAAAAGCGACATAAGTGTTGTAAATGCTGCGATAAGTGGCGAAACAACAGACGGAGCACTAGCAAGGTTGCCACGCTTGTTAGACCAACATACTCCTAGTCATGTATTTGTCGAACTCGGCGGCAACGACGGGTTACAGGGTCATCCGGTCGCTAAGATGCGTAGTAATCTAGCAAAAATAATTGAACTCAGTCAATCGTCAGGGGCAACGGTTATCTTACAAGAAATGCAGATACCTACAAACTATGGGCGCCGCTATACTGAGCTTTTCACTGGCGCTTACGCCGCAGTAGCAAAAGATCATAACGTGGTGTTGCTACCATTTTTCCTCGCAGATATCGCCCTAAACAGTGACTTAATGCAAGCTGACGGTATTCACCCAAATGCCAAAGCACAGCCCATTATCGCTGAATCAATGGCACAAACGTTAAAACCACTTGTGGCGCCATAA
- the dusC gene encoding tRNA dihydrouridine(16) synthase DusC: protein MQVILAPMEGVVDHLMRDMLSRVGGFDLCVTEFVRVVECLLPKKVFYRFCPELHNDGFTPNGTPVRVQLLGQHPQPLAENAQRAVELGSHGVDLNFGCPAKTVNKSKGGAILLREPQTLYDIVSAVRQAVPSEHKVTAKMRLGFDDKSLAFENAAAIEAAGADLLVIHARTKVEGYKPPAYWSWIADIKQKVNIPIIANGEIWSFDDAINCQQQSNCQNIMLGRGILAVPNLARVVRGEQEIMPWSEVNQLLLDYSGYEIFGDKGKYFPNRLKQWLGYLSRQYPEAESLFMQVRRLSDSHEIVRVLQQRH, encoded by the coding sequence TTGCAAGTAATTTTAGCGCCGATGGAAGGGGTGGTTGATCACCTCATGCGAGACATGTTGAGTAGGGTCGGTGGCTTCGACCTATGTGTCACTGAATTTGTGCGAGTCGTGGAATGCTTACTCCCTAAGAAAGTATTTTATCGTTTTTGCCCCGAGTTACATAACGATGGTTTTACCCCAAATGGTACTCCAGTGCGAGTGCAGTTACTTGGGCAGCATCCTCAACCGTTGGCCGAAAATGCTCAACGAGCAGTTGAACTGGGTTCTCACGGGGTAGATTTAAACTTTGGCTGTCCAGCCAAGACCGTGAATAAGAGTAAAGGGGGGGCCATTTTGTTGCGCGAGCCGCAAACTTTATACGATATTGTTAGTGCGGTACGCCAAGCCGTGCCAAGCGAACATAAAGTGACGGCAAAGATGCGCTTGGGTTTTGATGATAAAAGTTTAGCATTCGAAAATGCAGCGGCTATTGAAGCTGCGGGTGCAGATTTGCTAGTGATACACGCACGTACCAAAGTGGAAGGATATAAACCTCCCGCTTATTGGTCCTGGATCGCAGATATCAAACAGAAAGTGAATATCCCGATTATCGCTAATGGTGAAATATGGTCTTTTGATGATGCGATTAACTGCCAGCAGCAATCTAACTGTCAGAATATTATGCTTGGGCGGGGCATTCTCGCAGTACCTAATTTAGCGCGGGTTGTGCGTGGCGAGCAAGAAATCATGCCTTGGTCAGAGGTAAATCAACTACTATTAGATTACTCTGGATATGAAATATTTGGTGATAAGGGAAAATATTTTCCTAATCGTCTTAAGCAATGGTTAGGCTATTTAAGCCGTCAATATCCAGAAGCTGAAAGCTTATTTATGCAAGTACGCAGATTGAGCGACTCTCATGAAATAGTGCGCGTTTTACAGCAGCGGCACTAG
- a CDS encoding DUF1289 domain-containing protein: protein MLDEIVGWGDASTERRAEILNRCSLRAEKSDLEKNKPLNLTR, encoded by the coding sequence ATGTTGGACGAAATAGTTGGCTGGGGGGATGCGTCCACTGAACGGCGAGCAGAAATTCTTAATCGTTGTTCATTAAGGGCTGAAAAGTCTGACCTTGAGAAAAATAAGCCGCTAAATCTAACACGATAG
- a CDS encoding YjgN family protein → MTDNIDYSNYSYEDLLSARAGIDTDVYPERAVELDRLIAQRAPKLESADSTGQSAVLRQVQVKFHGKTSEFFGIWIVNILLTIVTLGIYSAWATVRTHRYFYSNTEIDGHCFSYLANPIQILKGRIIAVVAFVIYSIAAAFSPMLMLVFIVAFIFLTPLMIILAVRFKMRMTAYRNIRFGFNGKYGDAFVVFVLLPIVSVFTLYTALPWVFKKMDEFLHNNMTYGQQKFTTQLRSSQYYIASFGALVLALVIGALSLLALGASFRAFEAQAAQGPSFSLLTMGIMFGYLVIFLIASSFYQAYVRNHLFNSMQINNVASFTSSVSAARLIWLHLSNLIALVVTLGLALPWIHIRTSIFYANATKISVLEGITDVVEGAQDDTSAIGEEISNVFDVDIALG, encoded by the coding sequence ATGACCGATAATATAGATTATTCGAACTACAGCTATGAAGATTTACTCAGCGCCAGAGCAGGTATAGACACAGACGTCTATCCTGAGCGCGCAGTTGAGCTTGATAGACTGATCGCACAAAGGGCCCCAAAGCTAGAGTCAGCAGATAGCACAGGCCAAAGTGCAGTATTACGCCAAGTTCAAGTCAAGTTTCATGGTAAAACCTCGGAGTTTTTTGGTATATGGATCGTTAATATATTACTGACGATCGTGACCTTAGGTATTTATTCAGCTTGGGCTACCGTGCGGACTCATCGATATTTCTACTCGAACACTGAGATTGATGGGCATTGCTTTTCATATTTAGCCAACCCGATACAAATTTTAAAAGGACGAATTATAGCAGTAGTCGCATTTGTTATTTATTCAATCGCTGCTGCTTTTAGTCCTATGTTGATGCTAGTTTTCATCGTGGCTTTTATCTTTCTAACGCCATTGATGATTATCTTAGCGGTTCGATTTAAAATGCGTATGACAGCATATCGCAACATAAGATTTGGCTTCAACGGAAAGTATGGCGATGCATTTGTTGTCTTCGTTTTACTGCCAATCGTCAGCGTATTTACCCTTTATACTGCGCTTCCCTGGGTATTTAAGAAAATGGACGAATTTTTACATAATAATATGACTTACGGTCAGCAAAAATTCACCACTCAACTGCGTAGCTCTCAATACTACATTGCTTCGTTCGGCGCATTGGTCTTAGCTTTGGTTATAGGTGCTTTATCTTTGTTAGCACTAGGCGCATCATTTAGAGCGTTTGAGGCTCAGGCCGCTCAGGGACCATCGTTTTCCTTGCTCACAATGGGAATTATGTTTGGGTATCTGGTGATATTCCTTATTGCTTCTAGTTTTTACCAAGCTTATGTTCGCAATCACTTATTCAACTCGATGCAAATAAACAACGTTGCTAGCTTCACTTCGAGTGTCTCTGCAGCAAGATTAATATGGCTTCATTTGAGCAACTTAATCGCACTGGTGGTGACGCTCGGCTTAGCGCTGCCGTGGATCCACATTCGTACATCGATATTTTATGCTAATGCGACCAAAATCTCTGTCTTAGAAGGTATTACTGATGTAGTTGAGGGAGCACAGGACGATACAAGCGCGATAGGCGAAGAAATATCGAATGTATTCGACGTAGATATTGCTTTAGGATAA
- a CDS encoding M48 family metallopeptidase — protein MHNAMFYPAGSARCLLVQLDFSAEEVRVLNANNEVLHTIPLSQLNPTSKLAATRREVILPNMGLLSFEPTPELDSLIYSSGKKQWASTLESSYQAIAISLLLVPLCLFIIFKYIIPLAAERFAEVIPYSAINLASIHTLKALDQSMLQPSELTLSEQQTIQSNWQRAVSQLTFDNAYYTLLFRKSESLGANAFALPNGTIVVTDEFIQLIESRQDLLQAVLLHEIGHVEHHHSMRLISQSLFSSLVIDYFFADVSGLIDAFAGISTTLVQNQFSSELEWEADNFALKQMKTAALDTEAFALALEKLMKTIPKESNVDSWLQTHPLLRERIANARAVQDAPN, from the coding sequence ATGCATAACGCGATGTTTTATCCTGCAGGCAGCGCTCGCTGCCTGCTAGTTCAGCTCGATTTTAGTGCAGAAGAAGTGCGGGTGCTCAATGCAAATAATGAAGTACTGCACACAATCCCATTAAGCCAGCTAAACCCTACCTCTAAATTAGCCGCAACACGTCGCGAAGTCATATTGCCGAACATGGGTTTACTGTCATTTGAGCCAACGCCCGAGCTAGATTCTTTGATATATTCCTCCGGCAAAAAGCAATGGGCATCTACGCTTGAAAGCAGCTACCAAGCAATAGCCATTAGCTTATTATTGGTGCCGCTTTGTTTGTTTATTATTTTTAAATATATTATTCCGCTTGCAGCTGAGCGTTTTGCTGAAGTAATCCCTTATAGTGCAATAAATTTAGCGTCTATACATACCCTCAAAGCATTGGATCAGAGTATGTTACAGCCAAGTGAACTGACTCTTAGCGAACAACAAACAATTCAGTCCAACTGGCAGCGCGCAGTGAGTCAACTTACATTCGATAATGCATATTACACACTACTCTTTCGAAAAAGCGAGTCGCTCGGTGCCAATGCATTTGCTTTGCCAAACGGCACGATTGTGGTTACCGATGAATTCATACAACTAATAGAAAGTCGTCAAGATTTGCTGCAAGCCGTATTATTGCATGAGATAGGACATGTGGAACATCATCACTCGATGCGGCTTATTTCCCAAAGTCTATTCTCGTCTCTTGTGATTGATTATTTTTTTGCCGATGTAAGTGGCCTGATTGATGCTTTTGCTGGTATATCGACAACACTGGTACAAAATCAGTTTTCATCAGAATTGGAATGGGAAGCAGATAATTTCGCACTGAAACAGATGAAAACTGCTGCGCTTGATACTGAAGCTTTTGCTTTAGCGCTAGAAAAACTGATGAAAACGATACCGAAAGAGTCAAATGTCGACAGCTGGTTACAAACTCATCCATTGCTACGTGAGCGAATTGCTAACGCTAGAGCCGTTCAAGATGCCCCTAACTAG